GCCCCGCGGGGATCAGGCGGACCGCCTGTTGCGCGCGCTGGACGACGTCGCCCTCGGGGAGCTCGACGAGGCCGCGCGGGAGGGGGAGACGCCCGAGGGGGACGAGGCACTCGGCCCCGGCCGGCGTGCGCTCGACGTCTCCCTGCGCGCCCTGCACGCGGCCGGCAGCGAGGCGGACGGCAGACTCATCGAGGCGCATCCCCTGGACGCGCTCAAGGCGCTCGTCGCCGAGGTCGGCGCGGACGAGGTGATCGTGCTGACCGATCCGCACTACGTGGAGGAGTTCTTCCACCGGGACTGGGCCTCCCGGGCGCGGCACAAGGTCGGCGTCCCGGTGCTCAAGCTGTTCAGCCACAGCAAGGACTGAGCCGAGGCAGGGACTGAGCGTGCGGCGGGCGCCGGGCACCGACGGGCACCGCATAGGCTGTGCCCGCGCCCCCGGCGCGTTCACCGTCGTACCGCATCTGGGAGAGACACGTATGGCACCCGGCCTTCCCCCCGCCATGGACCGACCGCACTTCATCGGCATCGGCGGCGCCGGAATGTCGGGCATCGCCAAGATCCTCGCCCAGCGCGGCGCGAAGGTCGCCGGCAGCGACGCCAAGGACTCGCCGACGGCGGACGCGCTGCGCGCGCTCGGCGTCACCGTGCACCTCGGCCACGCCGCCGAGCACCTCGCCGACGACGCGAGCTGCGTCGTCGTCTCCTCCGCGATCCGCGCCGACAACCCCGAGCTCGCCCGCGCGGCCGAGCGCGGCATCCCGGTCGTCCACCGTTCGGACGCACTCGCCCGGCTGATGGACGGGCTGCGTCCGATCGCCGTCGCCGGGACGCACGGCAAGACGACCACCACCTCCATGCTCGCCGTCTCGCTCACCGAGCTGGGCCGCCGGCCCTCGTACGCGATCGGCGGCGACCTGGACGCCCCCGGCTCCAACGCCCTGCACGGCGAGGGCGAGGTCTTCGTCGCCGAGGCCGACGAGAGCGACCGCAGCTTCCACAAGTACGCCCCCGAGGTCGCGATCGTCCTCAACGTCGAACTCGACCACCACGCCAACTACGCCTCCATGGACGAGATTTACGAGTCCTTCGAGACGTTCGCCGGACGGATCGTGCCCGGCGGCACCCTCGTCGTCAGCGCCGACCACGAGGGCGCCCGCGAGCTGACCCGACGGCTGGCCGGGTCCGTGCGGACGGTGACGTACGGGGAGGCGGCGGACGCCGACGTGCGCGTGCTGTCCGTCGTGCCGCACGGGCTGACCAGCGAGGTCACGATCGACCTGGACGGCGCCCCGCTCACCTTCACGGTCTCCGTCCCCGGCCGGCACTACGCGCACAACGCGGTCGCCGCACTCGTGGCCGGCCGGGCGCTCGGCATCCCGGCCGCCGAGCTGGCCCCCGCGCTCGCCGCCTACCGGGGTGTCAAGCGGCGCCTCCAGCTCAAGGGCGAGGCGGCCGGTGTCCAGGTCGTCGACTCCTACGCGCACCACCCCACCGAGATGACCGCCGACCTGGAGGCCATGCGCGCCGGGACCGACGGCCGCATCCTGGTCGTCTTCCAGCCGCACCTGTTCTCCCGCACGCAGGAGCTGGGCAAGGAGATGGGGCAGGCGCTCGCCCTCGCGGACGCCTCCCTCGTCCTCGACATCTATCCCGCGCGCGAGGACCCGATCCCCGGCGTCACCAGCGAGCTGATCCTCGACGCGGCCCGGGCCGCCGGCGCCGGCGTACGGGCCGTGCACGGCATGGACGGGGTGCCCGAGGCCGTCGCGGGAATGGCGGAGCCCGGTGATCTCGTTCTCACCATGGGCGCGGGAGACGTGACCGATCTCGGTCCGCGGATCCTGGAGCGCCTGGCGCAGCGGTAGCCGCGCCGAAGACAAGCGGTTCAAGCGGTTCGAGTGGGTAAGGGGTGGCAGTCGTGGCGTACGACGTCGACAAGCCGGACGAGCAGTGGCGCGCGGAGCTGAACCAGGCGGAGTACGCGGTGCTGCGCCAGGCCGCCACGGAGCCGGCGTTCACCGGTGAGTACACCGACACCAAGACCAAGGGCGTGTACTCCTGTCGCGCCTGTGGTGCCGAGCTGTTCACCTCCGGCACCAAGTTCGAGTCCCACTGCGGGTGGCCGTCCTTCTACGACCCGAAGGACACGGACGCGGTGGAGCTGATCCAGGACCGCTCCCACGGGATGGTCCGCACCGAGGTGCGCTGCGCCCGTTGCGGCTCCCACCTCGGGCACGTGTTCGAGGGTGAGGGGTATGCGACCCCCACGGATCAGCGGTACTGCATCAACAGCATCTCGCTGCGGCTGACGCCCGACGAGAGCTGAGCCGGACCAGGACCGACCGCCGGGGGCTTCGTCCCCCGGCGGTCGGTTCCGTCATGCCGACCGGCCCCGCCCGTCGTTCCGGCCGGTCAGCCCTCCCAGCCGGTCCAGCCGTCCGCCTCGTCCGCCTCCACCTCGTGCTCGGCCATCAGCCGCTCGGCCTCCGTGAGGGCGCCGCGGGCCCGCAGGATCCGGACGAGGACCACGGCCGCGTGCCACCGGGACTCGTTCCAGGGGTCGGCCTCGGTCCCGGCCAGCACGTCCAGGGCGGCGCGGGCCGCCGCCTCGGCCGCGT
The DNA window shown above is from Streptomyces sp. NBC_00670 and carries:
- the murC gene encoding UDP-N-acetylmuramate--L-alanine ligase, whose translation is MAPGLPPAMDRPHFIGIGGAGMSGIAKILAQRGAKVAGSDAKDSPTADALRALGVTVHLGHAAEHLADDASCVVVSSAIRADNPELARAAERGIPVVHRSDALARLMDGLRPIAVAGTHGKTTTTSMLAVSLTELGRRPSYAIGGDLDAPGSNALHGEGEVFVAEADESDRSFHKYAPEVAIVLNVELDHHANYASMDEIYESFETFAGRIVPGGTLVVSADHEGARELTRRLAGSVRTVTYGEAADADVRVLSVVPHGLTSEVTIDLDGAPLTFTVSVPGRHYAHNAVAALVAGRALGIPAAELAPALAAYRGVKRRLQLKGEAAGVQVVDSYAHHPTEMTADLEAMRAGTDGRILVVFQPHLFSRTQELGKEMGQALALADASLVLDIYPAREDPIPGVTSELILDAARAAGAGVRAVHGMDGVPEAVAGMAEPGDLVLTMGAGDVTDLGPRILERLAQR
- a CDS encoding indole-3-glycerol phosphate synthase, whose protein sequence is MFSSVLMIEKALTSADVEFVTTLHGEEAVAFHVLLQPRGDQADRLLRALDDVALGELDEAAREGETPEGDEALGPGRRALDVSLRALHAAGSEADGRLIEAHPLDALKALVAEVGADEVIVLTDPHYVEEFFHRDWASRARHKVGVPVLKLFSHSKD
- the msrB gene encoding peptide-methionine (R)-S-oxide reductase MsrB gives rise to the protein MAYDVDKPDEQWRAELNQAEYAVLRQAATEPAFTGEYTDTKTKGVYSCRACGAELFTSGTKFESHCGWPSFYDPKDTDAVELIQDRSHGMVRTEVRCARCGSHLGHVFEGEGYATPTDQRYCINSISLRLTPDES